The nucleotide window CATCTGCCGTCCCGGCTAGGTCGAGCGCCAGCAGTATCCGGCTGCTCACCGGCAGACTCCCTTCTTTCATCATCAGCTCATCTCGTTTGCTGGAAAGCTTCCAGTGAATCCTGGAAATCCGGTCTCCTTCCCGATACTCCCGGATATCAAAAAGCTCAGACGAATCGTCTCCCGGCTTTTCCGCTGAATATTCGTCACTCTCCCAATCCCAGGCCGGCTGATCCCGCAAATTCATCTGATAGGGCCGGATATCAGGCTTCACCGAAACCGCTGCGCATATCTCCGCGGCTTCCTTTATCGGAAACGCAAACAGCCAGAGATAATCGTATAGCTTTACCTGCCGGATTCTGCAGGTCAGATTTCCGCAGTATTCCGAAGAGACCGGAAAAGAAACGAGCTGTTTCTTTTTTTCCATGGCAAAAGCCAATGTTTTTGTTTCCTCCGTCCGCAGCAGCTCATTTTTCACCGACATCCTGACCCGGATGCGTTTTCCTCCCAGCCGTGAATTTCCGGTGAAATACATCCGGACAGCGAAGAGCTCCCGCTTTTTCACCGCATAGTTTCCGCTCCCTCCTTCTGCCCCCGCTTCCAGTCTCACTTGCACCCTGAGCCCAGAAAGGAGGGTCAGTACAAGCGATAAAACAGGCAGAAAACAAAAAAATAATAGAAGATAAAAGGAGAGATAATCCACAAAGAAGATATGAAAGGCCAGCAAACCAACCAAGATTAAACCATATTCCAAACGCTTAACGGCCATAGGTCCTCCTAATCCTAGATCAGTCTCGGAGCAGGCACTGTCTTAAGAATCTGTCCCAGAATCCCATGAGCCGTGGCGTTGTTCAGCCTGGCCTGGGGCCCCGTAACAAGGCGGTGCTCCAGCACATCGAAGAATACGGAGCGGACATCCGCCGGCACCACGTAATCACGCCCGGATATCCACGCCGACGCCCGGCTCATTTTAGCCAAAGCGATGGTCCCTCTGGGGCTGATGCCCGTCCTGACCATGACGTGGCTCCTGGTCGCCCCAGTCAGCCTGGCAATATATAGATAGATCTCATCCGCGATATAGACACTCTCCGCCTGCGCCTGCATCCGGAGTATCTCTGTTCCGGTCACAACCTGACAGACCTCCTCCAGCGGATTTCGCCCCTGTTTGGTCTTTAAAATAGTGACCTCCTCTTCCAGCGTCGGATATCCCATGGAAAGCCTCACCAAAAACCGGTCCATCTGTGATTCAGGAAGCAGCTGCGTCCCTGCCGAGCCAGCCGGGTTCTGTGTGGCGATCACCGTGTATGGCTTCGGTATTTCATGGGTCACGCCGTCTACCGTGACCTTTCCTTCCTCCATCGCCTCAAGAAGAGCGCTCTGTGCCTTGGAGCTGGTGCGGTTTATCTCATCCGCCAGAAATAGATTGCAGAGGGCCGGCCCCGGCTGATATTCCAGCCGTCCCGCCGCCTGGTTGTAAATCGTAAAACCCACTACGTCCGCGGGCATCACCTCCGGTGTAAACTGAATCCTTTTATACTCCAGATCCATGGCCCTGGAAAAAGCCAGAGCCATGGTCGTTTTGCCGACTCCGGGTCTGTCCTCCAGCAGAATATGACCTCCCGACAGGACTGCCATCAATACCTTTCCGATCACCACATCCTTGCCAATCACCGCTTTCTTTACCTCATTTATGATCGCCGCCGCTTTCTGATACATGGTCTATTCTCCTCGCACCGTACATACCTGTAATTTCTGTTCATGGTTTCCATTATATCGTACTGGAGCCGGCTCCAGTCAAGGGATATGACTCCAAAAATTCTTAATCCTTTCTGAATATCTCTGCGTTCCCGGAAAAAAGCTTGTGTTTCGTCCCCGCCGGGGCTATACTACAAAAAATGGGACTGTGTCATAAGGAGGGTATTATGTACTATTCGACAACGTATCCGTCTCCGGTGGGAGTGATCACTCTGGCATGTGACAATGATGGAAGCCACTTGGCCGGTTTGTGGATAGAGGGCCAAAAATATCACGGAGGCGCCATCCAAGCCATGGAGGAAGGGGACGGCATGCCGGTCTTTGAATCAGCCAAAAGATGGCTGGACCGATACTTTGCCGGCGAAGAACCGGTTATTTCTGAATTGCCGCTGGCCCCCGTCGGCAGTGAATTCCGCCAGGTCGTATGGAATATTTTATGTGAAATTCCGTATGGAGAAGTGGTCTCCTATGGGGAAATCGCAAGAAAGACGGCAGAAAAAATGGGCAAAAAAAGGATGTCCGGACAGGCGGTAGGCGGCGCGGTCGGACATAATCCAATCTCAATCATCATTCCCTGCCACCGGGTCGTTGGTTCAAACGGAAGCCTGACCGGATACGCCGGCGGCATCCAGACGAAAATAAAGCTGCTCCAGCTGGAAGGAGCAGATACCTCCCGCCTGTTTGTGCCCAAAAAAGGAACCGCTTTATAGAAAAGCGGTTCCTTACGTTTCTATATCTATATCAATACCACCGGTTTGATTAAATCTGCCGGTTTGTCCTTCATTAAAAGCAAGGCTTCCTCCAAATGTTCAAAACCTTGGAAATGATGGGTGAGCAGCCGGCTGGTATCCAGGCGTCCCGTTTCCAGAAGAGACGCCAGTTTCTCCATTCTGAGACGGCCTCCCGGCATCAGCCCGCCTGCGATGGTCTTATGGCCCATGCCCACTCCCCATTCTACTCTCGGGATCTTCACATATGCCCCGTCTCCAAGATAGTTGACGTTTCCGATCCGTCCGCCCGGCTTAAGGATAGCGACCGCCTGGGCAAAGGTGTCCACATCCCCTCCGGCGATCACAACCTTATCCACCCCTTTTCCGTTGGTCTTTTCCATAATCTGTTTCACGATGTCGCCTTCTCTGTAATTGATGATATCCGTCGCGCCGTATTCCTTCGCCGCCTGAATGCAGTTTTTCCTGGAGCCTACAGCGAGAAGATGAGAAGCTCCTCTTAAAGAAGCGCCGGCTACCGCCATGAGGCCCACAGGCCCGATGCCAATCACACAGACCGTGTCTCCATACTGAACATCTGCCAGCTCCACGCCGTGAAATCCGGTGGGCACCATGTCACAGAGCATTACTGCATCCTCCGCCTTTACTCCTTCCGGAAGGCGAGCCAAATTCGCATCCGCCTCATTCACATGAAAATATTCCGCGAAGACGCCGTCCTTAAAATTTGAAAACTTCCAGCCAGCCAGCATTCCTCCCGAATGCATGGAAAATCCGGCCTGAGCTTCCAGAGAGCCCCAATCCGGCGTAATGGCCGGCACGATCACCTTATCTCCCGCTTTAAAGTCCTTTACCATCCCGCCGGTCTCCACGACCTCTCCCACGGCTTCATGGCCCAGTATCATATCTGTCCGCTCCCCAATCGCGCCTTCCCAGACTGTGTGTATATCGGAAGTACACGGAGAAAGAGCGATAGGCTTTACGATGGCATCCAGCGGCCCGCATTCCGGCACATTCTTTGTTATCCATCCCGTCATCCCTATTCCCAGCATTGCATAACCTTTCATTTACATGCTCCTTTCCAGATTCTGTTTATTACTCTTAAATAGTTTGACCGGAAAAGAACAAATCATACAAAAAAGGATACGGGTATTGCCCGTATCCTCCATTTTGTTATCCTTTATTTCGATGCTCTGTAATAATTGATCAGACATCCGTCCAGGATGATCTGGCGTTCGTCGTCAGTCAGCTCGCCAAGCTTCAGTTCAAATTCTTTCATGCCTCTGCCTGTTATATAAGCCGTGACGCGGTCTTTTTTCTGCAGCACCGCTTCCCGGATGCCCGGCACAAAGATCCAGTCTCCGTTTTGGAAAGGCAGTCCCTCTCCCTCTATTAAGAACGGAAGCATCCCCCAGTTGATCAGATTGGAGCGATACCGCTTTGTCGCGTACCCGTTGGCAATATTCGCCCAGCCCCCCAGCACCTTCTGGCAGGACGCCGCCTGTTCTCTGGCGGATCCGTCCCCCGGCTTTACCGCAAAGATCGTGCTGCCGATTCCTGTATTATTCTGATCCGCTTCCTTAAATTCAGACCGGACCGCTTTCATGGCCTCTTTAACCTCCGCTGACGCTTCACAGGGATCCGCACCATTCATCCTGGCCTTTTCCGCCGCCTGTACCGCCTTAGCTCTGCCCACATACTCCGGATCCTTCCTGGATAATGTGAACTCCGCCAGTCCCAGGGGATTGGAACGATAAGAAGATGTCTCCCCGGAAGGAATCAGTTCATCGGTGGTCGTGACCGGATCATGAATCTCCGACACTACCTTCAGCAGGAGATTATCCGTCAGAGCCGCCATGGCGGGCCAGTCTTTGATATTCGGCCCAAACTGGATCTCTACAGAGGGGTCCGCGATTCCTTTGCTGTCAAATACCCGGTTCTCATAGATTTCTTTATCAAAAAAGTATTTGGGTTTTGAATAGTTTACATCCATGTCAGTCGCAGGCGTCAGACGGCCCTTATTGACGGCCGTTGCCGCGATGGAACGCGCGTCCATCAATGCCACCGACGCAATCTGTCCGCTCTGTAGCTTGGAGCCCTCGCGGTTGGGGAAATTCCTGGTGGAGTGGCGGATACTGAAGGCTTGATTGGCCGGAGTATCACCTGCTCCGAAGCAGGGTCCGCAGAATGCCGTCTTCATGACAGCGCCTGTCTGAAGGAGTCTGGCTGCCGCGCCGTTTTTGATCAGTTCCATATAGATCGGCATACTGGCCGGATATACGCTCAGCGTAAATGCGTCATTTCCAATGCTCGCACCGTCCAAAATGTCCGCCGCGTCGCAGATATTCTCAAATCCTCCGCCGGCACATCCGGCGATGATCCCCTGATCCACATAAAACTTCCCGTTCTTTACCTTATCCTTAAGCGTGAAGTCCACGGCGCCTCCCAGGCTCACCCTGGCCCTCTCTTCCACATCCGCCAGAACGTCAGTCAGATCGGCGTTTACCTCTTCAATGGTATACGTATTGCTGGGATGGAACGGCATGGCTATCATCGGCTTCACCGAACTGAGGTCCACCTTGACGATCCCGTCATAGTAGGCCACTTTCCCAGGCGCAAGTTCCTTAAACTCCTCAGAACGTCCGTGGATCTCATAAAACTCCTTGATCTTATCATCCGTTGTCCAAATGGAGGAAAGGCATGTGGTCTCAGTGGTCATGACATCCACGCCGATACGGAAATCAGCGCTCAGTCCCGCAACTCCGGGTCCTATAAATTCCATTACTTTATTGTTGACATATCCGTTGGCGAATACTGCCCCGATGATGGCCAACGCCACATCCTGAGGGCCCACTCCCTTTTCCGGCTTTCCTTCCAGATAAATGCCGATCACACCGGGCATATTGATATCATACGTTTTATCCAAAAGCTGTTTCACCAGCTCCGGACCGCCCTCCCCCATGGCCATGGTTCCCAGCGCCCCATATCGGGTATGGCTGTCGGAGCCCAGTATCATCCTGCCGCAGCCAGCGAGCATCTCTCTTGCAAATTGATGGATGACCGCCTGATGGGGAGGCACATATACCCCGCCATATTTTTTCGCGCAGGTCAGGCCAAACATGTGATCGTCTTCATTGATGGTCCCGCCCACAGCGCACAGGCTGTTGTGGCAGTTGGTAAGTACATACGGCACCGGAAATTTTTCCAGACCGCTGGCCCGCGCCGTCTGGATGATCCCTACAAATGTGATGTCGTGGGATGTCAGCTTATCAAATTTTATCTTTAATTTCTCCATACTGCCGGAGGTATTATGCGCTTCCAGAATCCCATATGCCATTGTATTCCGGACCGCCTCCTTTTTATCGGGGCATTTCCCCAGGCGGGCGCTCAGCCGTGCCGCACAGTTTATATCATCTTCAATCAGCTCCGTACCGTCAATGAGGTAGGCGCCGTGTTTCCATAAAGTAACCATGGTTCATCCTCCTTACTCGCTGTCTTTCTCCCCCATTATCACGGAATTTCCACTTCAAGTCAAGTGTAATCGTCTTCAGTGCCTGGTGAATTCCTCTTCTTTTAAAAGGCCGCTCTTTCGCAGTTCCTCCAACGCTTCCTTTACCAGCGCCTCTTCCGCCTCCTTTTCAGCTTCCGAACTTTTTCCTATCATTTCCTCCGGGATTTCAGCCGTCCCCGTCTCCTGGGACGGCGTGTCCTTAATCTGTTCATTTTCCTCTGTTTCTTCTTCCGGAAGGTTCTCTGCCTGTTTCTGGCTCCTTCCGCGAATCTTTCTTTTAAGCCTTAGCTTTCCCGCCTTTACTTCCGAACGAGCTCCTCCGGCGGCCTCTCCGTCCGCCCCACATTCATCGCCTGCTGCCGGAAGCTGATCCTCTTCCCCATCTTCTTCAGCCAGAACCTCTTCCTCCGGCTCCTCTTCTGAAATCTCAAACTGCACCGTCGCCTGGAACAGATCCCCGTTCAGGTAAATCTCAAAGATACCTCCCTGAACCTCTGTGAGGCTTTTGGCAATGGAAAGACCTAAACCGCTGCCTTCCGTGGTCCGGGACGCGTCCCCTCTTGTAAAACGTTCCGTGAGCTCCTCCGCAGTGATGTTCAGCGGCGACTCCGAAATGTTCTTTATCGTAAAGCAGGCAAAACCATCCTGCTCCTCAACGCTCACATATACTCTGGTATGGGGCATCGCATACTTCTTTGTATTCTGAAA belongs to Qiania dongpingensis and includes:
- a CDS encoding AAA family ATPase produces the protein MYQKAAAIINEVKKAVIGKDVVIGKVLMAVLSGGHILLEDRPGVGKTTMALAFSRAMDLEYKRIQFTPEVMPADVVGFTIYNQAAGRLEYQPGPALCNLFLADEINRTSSKAQSALLEAMEEGKVTVDGVTHEIPKPYTVIATQNPAGSAGTQLLPESQMDRFLVRLSMGYPTLEEEVTILKTKQGRNPLEEVCQVVTGTEILRMQAQAESVYIADEIYLYIARLTGATRSHVMVRTGISPRGTIALAKMSRASAWISGRDYVVPADVRSVFFDVLEHRLVTGPQARLNNATAHGILGQILKTVPAPRLI
- a CDS encoding methylated-DNA--[protein]-cysteine S-methyltransferase gives rise to the protein MYYSTTYPSPVGVITLACDNDGSHLAGLWIEGQKYHGGAIQAMEEGDGMPVFESAKRWLDRYFAGEEPVISELPLAPVGSEFRQVVWNILCEIPYGEVVSYGEIARKTAEKMGKKRMSGQAVGGAVGHNPISIIIPCHRVVGSNGSLTGYAGGIQTKIKLLQLEGADTSRLFVPKKGTAL
- a CDS encoding DUF58 domain-containing protein; this translates as MAVKRLEYGLILVGLLAFHIFFVDYLSFYLLLFFCFLPVLSLVLTLLSGLRVQVRLEAGAEGGSGNYAVKKRELFAVRMYFTGNSRLGGKRIRVRMSVKNELLRTEETKTLAFAMEKKKQLVSFPVSSEYCGNLTCRIRQVKLYDYLWLFAFPIKEAAEICAAVSVKPDIRPYQMNLRDQPAWDWESDEYSAEKPGDDSSELFDIREYREGDRISRIHWKLSSKRDELMMKEGSLPVSSRILLALDLAGTADGGGLADSLVETAASVSWFLMEKGICHRVGWWQEAETGGQFLVRKIEDEEAFHQMLHEILSSGRGAESMNVIAGCLEEEHISRILYFCTGLTEKEAVFLCGEKEAASISIFQMKKTGDTDRISGRGEKGQEPGEAGRAAAESLGAEWRVLKEGRQAEGMKGFEI
- a CDS encoding NAD(P)-dependent alcohol dehydrogenase — translated: MKGYAMLGIGMTGWITKNVPECGPLDAIVKPIALSPCTSDIHTVWEGAIGERTDMILGHEAVGEVVETGGMVKDFKAGDKVIVPAITPDWGSLEAQAGFSMHSGGMLAGWKFSNFKDGVFAEYFHVNEADANLARLPEGVKAEDAVMLCDMVPTGFHGVELADVQYGDTVCVIGIGPVGLMAVAGASLRGASHLLAVGSRKNCIQAAKEYGATDIINYREGDIVKQIMEKTNGKGVDKVVIAGGDVDTFAQAVAILKPGGRIGNVNYLGDGAYVKIPRVEWGVGMGHKTIAGGLMPGGRLRMEKLASLLETGRLDTSRLLTHHFQGFEHLEEALLLMKDKPADLIKPVVLI
- a CDS encoding hydratase, producing the protein MVTLWKHGAYLIDGTELIEDDINCAARLSARLGKCPDKKEAVRNTMAYGILEAHNTSGSMEKLKIKFDKLTSHDITFVGIIQTARASGLEKFPVPYVLTNCHNSLCAVGGTINEDDHMFGLTCAKKYGGVYVPPHQAVIHQFAREMLAGCGRMILGSDSHTRYGALGTMAMGEGGPELVKQLLDKTYDINMPGVIGIYLEGKPEKGVGPQDVALAIIGAVFANGYVNNKVMEFIGPGVAGLSADFRIGVDVMTTETTCLSSIWTTDDKIKEFYEIHGRSEEFKELAPGKVAYYDGIVKVDLSSVKPMIAMPFHPSNTYTIEEVNADLTDVLADVEERARVSLGGAVDFTLKDKVKNGKFYVDQGIIAGCAGGGFENICDAADILDGASIGNDAFTLSVYPASMPIYMELIKNGAAARLLQTGAVMKTAFCGPCFGAGDTPANQAFSIRHSTRNFPNREGSKLQSGQIASVALMDARSIAATAVNKGRLTPATDMDVNYSKPKYFFDKEIYENRVFDSKGIADPSVEIQFGPNIKDWPAMAALTDNLLLKVVSEIHDPVTTTDELIPSGETSSYRSNPLGLAEFTLSRKDPEYVGRAKAVQAAEKARMNGADPCEASAEVKEAMKAVRSEFKEADQNNTGIGSTIFAVKPGDGSAREQAASCQKVLGGWANIANGYATKRYRSNLINWGMLPFLIEGEGLPFQNGDWIFVPGIREAVLQKKDRVTAYITGRGMKEFELKLGELTDDERQIILDGCLINYYRASK